In the Corynebacterium anserum genome, TGCGTGTTCTAGCTGTTGGCAACGTCACGCAGCAGTACGGCTGTGTGAATTGCTGCCAGGGCTGCGTCGGCGCCCTTGTCTTCATAGGCCCCTTGCCCACCCGAACGGTCAAGTGCCTGTTGCTTGTTCTGCACCGTCAGTACCCCGTTGCCAACAGGAACGCCAGAATCGATGGGAATACGAGTGAGGCCATAGGTTACGGCGTCGCATACAACCCGAAAGTGCTCCGTCTCTCCCTCGATCACACATCCGTTGGCTACCACAGCATCAAAGTGTTTCACTGCTTCCGCCACCACGACTGGTAGTTCCAGTGCTCCGGGGACTCGCCAATCCTTGACTACCGCCCCGAGGGAGCGAGCCATCGCGATAGACCGAGCGTGAAGTTTATC is a window encoding:
- the ribH gene encoding 6,7-dimethyl-8-ribityllumazine synthase, with the translated sequence MSNEGLPQISIPAGAADGMRVAVISATWNEEITDKLHARSIAMARSLGAVVKDWRVPGALELPVVVAEAVKHFDAVVANGCVIEGETEHFRVVCDAVTYGLTRIPIDSGVPVGNGVLTVQNKQQALDRSGGQGAYEDKGADAALAAIHTAVLLRDVANS